A part of Salvelinus alpinus chromosome 5, SLU_Salpinus.1, whole genome shotgun sequence genomic DNA contains:
- the LOC139575619 gene encoding uncharacterized protein, whose protein sequence is MAGLQCVKMDTIYNLLQQHRLDAYHHKFLTLGVQDERDFTDGVNGEDLDKMGFSQVEKNRFEKMKDFIQRLRVPQQAMPVQKLMESFQLWYTYPHCPELKEIRDMDPATNTVEDLMLRICHQEGIENSKAVCLYTVDGMPLTDDPFFNTWSLKDRHKNECEFLSQPGSWEVTKSSYRTRAQIIIIIIINNFALYLTILHLKPYLFINNCE, encoded by the exons ATGGCAGGCCTTCAATGTGTAAAG ATGGATACAATATACAACCTTCTCCAGCAGCACAGACTGGACGCCTACCACCACAAATTCCTCACTTTGGGTGTCCAAGATGAGAGAGATTTCACCGATGGCGTAAATGGTGAAGATTTGGACAAAATGG GTTTCAGTCAAGTAGAGAAGAATCGCTTTGAAAAAATGAAAGATTTCATCCAAAGACTCAGAGTGCCACAGCAAGCGATGCCTGTACAAAAACTAATGGAGTCTTTCCAACTGTGGTACACATACCCCCACTGTCCTGAGCTAAAAGAGATCAGAG ACATGGATCCTGCTACAAACACAGTTGAAGACCTGATGCTAAGGATCTGTCACCAAGAGGGCATTGAGAACTCTAAAGCTGTGTGCCTCTACACAGTTGATGGAATGCCTCTAACTGATGATCCTTTCTTCAACACAT GGTCTTTGAAAGACAGGcacaagaatgagtgtgagtttttgtcacaacccggctcgtgggaagtgacaaagagctcttataggaccagggcacaaataataataataataataatcaataattttgctctttatttaaccatcttacatttaaaaccttatttgttcatcaataattgtgaataa